The genomic segment ATCTTCTCAGGACTTGTATTCCAGGGAGATACCTCATTCATTATCTTTATGACTATTAAAGAAACACAGCTCTTTTCAATTGTGTAAAAAAGTtgtggccaagtgcagtggctcacacttctaatcccaaTGCTGCAGGTGCCAAgactggaggatcatttgagaccaggaattccaggccagcctggcaacatagcaagattccatctctagatatgtatataattgttgaaaaaagataaataaattaatttccaTCATACCTTTATATGAGCTACCCAAACAGCTAGGAATTTGATTATGCTGCTGTTACTAAATCTTTGATAACCATTGTGAGATGTTTAAAGAACCAGAAATGTCAGTTTTGAAAGTGGCCTTCAAATGACTTTTGATCACACATTCCTTCGGTAAATAATTGTAGGAACTTTccaatatatatgtttattttaaatctatataTGTATACTGTTTCATTAGTATAAAATGTACATTATAAAGCATATAAAAACATATGCAAAGAAGTTTTAGAGTAAAACTCTAAATAGAATTCCTAATATTTCCTCCATTTTCCCTGGGATACGGGCACCCCACTATGGAGACCACTGGGCTATAAAATTATCTAGCTTTGACTTTCAGTAACATAGTACTATATCTAATCTGCTGCGGTTTTGTTTGGAGAATCCAAAAATTCCAAAACAGTTTGATGTTCTTTAGACgatgaataatttatttaatttagtgGTCGTCTTGATCTTTCAACATTTGCCTCCTGCTGGTCCTCTCTCCCTAGTCCCTTAGGGAGTGGAGCAGAGGTATCAGGGCATGGACACAGGGTGTTTTCTCAGGAAGACAATGGTTGAGTGGCAGAAGCTGGATTTCTTTTCATATGAGCTATTTCAAAAGCATCTTCCTTGAGATTGACCTTGAGGCTGCATTTCTAAAAGTGCACTtaatattctttgaaaaaattacttGCAAGCTGCTTTTAGGGCTGTGTGACATGCAGTGCAGTTTGACAGCTGCAAAAATACAAGTTGTCAAGTTGTGTGTTGAGAAGTGAGAGTGGGGAATTGCACCTTCAGTGCGTTCCTAAACCCATCATTGTGGATTGTTTGGCTGCCTGATCCAGAGTTCTTTCTATTTGTCAAAACTTAACTTCACCTTTAAAAATCTGTCCACACAAGATGGCACCAGCAGCCACTCTGGCCTTTGATGTGGTGGCAGTGGCCCTCACTGACCCAAAATTTGCTAATGCAACTGCTGCTTTGCCGCACAGAACTGGCAAAGGCTTGTTTCTCATGACTCTTTGATGACTCTCTTTAGGAATAGGGGTGGGTGGGATTTAGAACATGTATTTACATTCTAATGTAAATTATGTGGCCGCCACATCATGGGGTCCCTTCAATTTTCTCAATGGTCTTTTAGGAAGAGCCAGTGAAGTGGAGGTGAAAAATGAAATCGTGGCgaatgtggggaaaagagaaatcTTGCACAATACTGAGAAAGAACAACACACAGAGGACACAGTGAAAGATTGTGTGGACATAGAGGTATTCCCTGCTGGAGAGAATACCGAGGACCAGAAATCCTCTGAAGACACTGCCCCATTCCTAGGAACCTTAGCAGGTGCTACGTATGAGGAACAGGTTCAAAACCAAATTCTAGAGAGCACTTCTCTCCCTGAAAACCCAGCACAGGCTGAGTCAGATGAGGTCATGGGTGCACCAGATGACAGGACCAGAACTCCCCTTGAGCCATCCAGCTGTTGGAATGACTTAGATGGCGGGAACCACACAGGGAATGTGGGAGAGGCAGCGGCGACTCAGGTTGGAGAGcaggcaggcacagtggcctCGTGTCCTTTAGGGCATAGTGATGACACAGTTTATCATGATGACAAATGTACAGTAGAGGTCCCCCAAGAGTTAGAGACAAGCACAGGGCATAGTTTAGAGAAAGAATTCACCAACCAGGAAGCAGCTGAGCCCAAGGAGGTTCCAGTGCAGAGTACAGAAGTAGGTAGGGATCACAACGAAGAAGAGGGTGAAGAAACAGTATTAAGGGATGAGAAACCAATCAAGACAGAAGTTCCTGGTTCTCCAGCAGGAACTGAGAGCAATGGTCAGGAAGCGACAGGTCCGAGTACAGTAGACACTCAAAGTGAATCCTTAGATATGAAAGAGcctgaggaagaaaagaatgacCAACAGGGAGAGGCATTGGACTCATCGCAGAAGAagacaaagaacaagaaaaagaaaaacaagaagaaaaaatccCCAGTACCTGTAGAAACCCTTAAAGATGTTAAAAAAGAGTTAACTTATCAGAACACAGATTTAAGTGAAATTAAGGAAGAAGAGCAGGTAAAGTCTACTGACAGAAAGTCCGCAGTGGAAGCCCAAAACGAGGCGCCTGAAAATCCAAAACAGAAAATTGCGGCAGAAAGCAGTGAAAATGCTGATTGTCCGGAGAATCCTAAAATTAAGTTGGCTGGAAAACTTGACCAAGAAGGCGATGATGTAAAAACAGCAGCTGAGGTGGTACTAGCTGATGGAGACACATTAGATTTTGAGGATGACACAGTTCAGTCATTAGGCCCGAGGGCTGGTGGTGAAGAATTAGATGACGGTGTTGCAAAAGATAATGCTAAAACAGATGGTGCCACTCAAAGCAGTCCCCTAGAAGCAGAGAGCGAAGACGCAGATAGCTGCGCCCTGCCCGAAAATGAAAGTCCCTCACAGGACATTAGCGATGCCTGTgaagcagaaagtacagagaggtGTGGGATGTCAGAACATCCAAGTCAGACTGTCAGGAAAGCTTTAGACAGCAGTAGCCTAGAAAATGATGACTTGTCAGCACCGGGAGGAGAGCCGGGGGACTTCAATCCAGAAAGCAGAGAAGATACCAGAGGAGGGAATGAGAAGGGCAAAAGCAAAGAAGACTGTACCATGTCCTAAGCTGAGGCAGGCGGCAGGTGTGGTGCCCAGGAAGTCTGAGTGTGAGGGGCTCTTTTCTCCACTGCCAATGTAAGTAGAATGTTATAAATTCATAGAGGTGCACTGTATGCCAATCACCAGGTGATCTACTGCTTTAAGTTATAGACTGTTACTTGTAGATTTCCATGTAATCATTGAGGTTATCACCCAGATTAGAAAGACATATTTGTTATCAGTGTATGTTCTAATTGAGAGCATTCCAGTAGTATCAAACAATAATGTCTACTGTTTATAGTCcacttaataaaaatagaagcatTTACCATTTGCCTTAGGCTGATAGGAATGTGGATATTCTTGACCAAATATATCAGCATCTAGTTGAAATGACCAAATAGCATTCTTAGACTTATGTATTATGAATATAATTGATATTTAAATTAATGTCTTGTTCACATATGTGTATtttcatatttgatttttaaatgtacattataACCTGTATGGTATTTTATGTAAAGGGGATAAACAGCCAAATAGCAAATAGGTCACTGAATGATAAGATTTGCACCTTAGAACAATAGTCATTTTAAGGATAACAAGTAAACGTCTGAAAGCACGAGGGGCTTTGTTTGCCTTCACCTCATAGAAGTCTTTGATCTTGAACCAATGCTTTTGGATCTCATTGTTGATATACCTGAATTTACTCTGTAGGAGATTTTAACTTCACTTCATGCTGATGATGTATcaatttcattttatagaaagatttaaagtttttttctggtAGTGATATATGTCAAATTACATTTCCTACTGCAGTATTTGAGCAGGGacagtcattttttaaatgtttttggctgggcgcggtggctcacgcctgtaatctcagcacgttgggaggccgaggcaggtggatcacctgaggtcaggagtttgaggccagcctggccaacatggtgaaaccctgtctgtactaaaaatacaaaaaattagccaggcgtggtggtgggtgcctgtaatccccgccattctggaggctgaggccggagaatcgcttgaacctgcgaggcagaaattgcagtgagccgagatcaagccgttgtactccagcctagacaacaagagcgaaactctgtcaaaaaaaaaaacaacacaaaacaatgttttcacgcctgtaaccctagcacattgggaagccaagatgggaggatcacttgaggccaggagttcaaggctgcagtgagctatgattgcaccacggtactctagcctgggagacagagtgagaccctgtctcttaaaaaaaaaaaaaaaaaaaagattttgaaccTTAAAATTACTTCTCTTTGTTTGAATTTCTAATCGTCATTCAAAAGAGCAGTAAAAAAGGTTACTTGTTCTTGTACAAACTACTAATTAGACTATAGTAGAATATTTTAAAGAGCTGAATCACTTTTGGTATTTtggtataaatattttcatttgttatgTCCCAGTGTATTCTTATTGGAAAATTTGTGTTTTGATCTGCCTgaagaaaatatctgttttctatataaagaaacatttaaaaaataattgtaaagttagatttaaaattgtaaaatataaaatcacaaaGGAATGTACCTTATGAATGTTGACATTTTATGAAATTATGTGGATTCATATTACTGTTACAAGATAGAATTTAATGCAAAAAGACCAAAACCTCAATAAAATTTGAGGAAAACGTAAGTGTTATTAtgtaactgaaataaaaacattttataattgtaCAAGACTGTGGTTCCACTCTTTGGGCTGCTTGAAGTCTGAGTCTGACTACTGTTGTATGTAATACCACCTTTCCAGTAATACCTGCTTGCGGGTTGCTGATTCCCATTGGGGTCCTGTGGAAGACCCACACCTGATGCCCATCCTCAGTAAGGAATGCACTTCCCTCCTGGCATCGAGCCTGGGGCTAGCATGAGCATTACTGGGAGAATTGAGACTATCGTCCCGCACCATCTCCTGTGATCTGTGGTTCTAATGTGCAGCCTCAGTTGAAAACGGTCTTCATCTGTTGCTGTGCTTGAATGCACCAATACTTAGAATGTTTTGAAGAgtatgatgaaaatggaaaaaacctTGACTATTTCTGCCCAAGTGTCCTGAAGTGGAGGATGGTAGGGATGATAAATGCTTGCTAGGAAATCAAGTCCAAGGGCTCTATAGGACTTCACAGGGTTTTAGTTTATGTCTCTAACTTTAGCAAAGCTGCATTCATATTGGAATGCATACTGGAAACAGCTCTCATTCCTACCTTTAAAGGGCTCTTGGAAAGCAGTTCAACAACCAAGGTCACTAAATGGTGAGATCATCAAGCCATTTTAAGTTCTTTCCCATGTTATTCACCAGCACCCTGCAGGACGTTGGGCACATGTCACATCCCTCAGCTCAGCCATCCAGCTGTCTCAGTGATTCACCACtcatttgtttaattaattaacaGGTTTGATCACTTTGTACATGGAAGGCACTGTACCATTGAACAAGCGGCTAGGACCCAGCCCTCCAGTAGGGAATGGGCAGCTGAAAATCCATGagcaaaaaagaaggaaaaagaaagacttCTGAGGAGCCAAGCCATTTCTCGATGATTTCAGAGCCTTCGTTCTGAGCATCAGTTATCTGCTCTCCAGTGTAATGACTTTATAGCCAAGCACAGTAATTGACATTACTGTGAAGGCTCTTAACTTACCAAGAAATGGTTaaggctgggcacattggctcatgcctataatcccagcagtttgggaggccgaggtaggtggatcacttgagcccaggagttcaagcccagcctgggcaacatggtgaaagtccatctctacaaaaaaaatatacaattagccaggcatggtggcatgtgcatgtagtcccagctacttaggaggcagaggtgggagaaacatctgagcctgggaggtcgaggctgcagtgagttatgatcacaccactgtactccatcctgggcaatggagtgaaaccctgtctcaaaaaaaatgaaagaaaaaaagagaaagttgacTTAGCTATACTCCATGTAAGAAGGTATAGAAATATATAGGGCAATTTAGAAAGATTATAGCGTCAAAAGATTCAAACTCAGAAAAGAATCGAAAGGTTGCCTTCCAGCCATATCCCCAGAGGAACCTAGACCACTGGGGTTTCACTATCATACAGAATAGAGAAAAACATTGGTTACTGACACCTGAAATCAAAAAGCATGGATATTTTTCAGTCCCAAACCCGAACATAGCTcccatatataaatgtaaatctTCCTTCAAAAGTATAATTAAGTATAATTATGGGTGTCTGTCAAAAATGCAGAGGAAGATGGATTTTGAATTATAGGTTGTTATACAAAGGTTGGACAGCAATCAAGTTTTTAAACAGTTTTCAAGAATGACCCTAAAAGAGATGTATGACCTTGGTCACTTTCCATAGTTTTTAATATTTGCAGTTAACAGAAGACCTAATGACCTGACACTTAAGTTTCCACTATCACTAGAACCCTGAATGCTAATTCTGGGGAGTTTAGATGGTTTGGGGTTCCTGTTTTCTGTTGATAGACTCCCTTTCTGGGAGACCACCCCATAACCCTGTACAGCATGCCACCCATGGCCACCCGTCAAGGGAACACAACAGTAAGATTTGTTCCAGACGTCTGGGCCCCTAAGGGAAAGGGAGGGGTGTTTGTGTGCGCATGTATTATGTTCAGAATATGTACTTGTTCAGTGTGATAGTTGTACATGGAGAAAACTTGGTCTTTCAAGAAGAAAATCCTTTTGTTCTCTTTGTCCCTATCTACTGCctctcttaaatatttttcaacatgTGAATGGTTGGTGGCTCATACAGGGAAAAATTTCCCAATTATGCAGACATTATAAGTCTACCAGTGATGTGCCactatttattcaacaaattggACTTGGTGGTTTTTAACGCTGTGAAAACTAGTACTCTTATTTTCTTCATGTCAAATTattttgcttcatttctttttctgttttcttcaaacTCTTTCgttcttgttttcttctccaagtctcctttaaaatttctcttccttaaaagtttcttctctctctatttttaatattctcaCTATACAACTCAATGTCAGTTTACCTATATCGATTTTGCTTGCGCTCTTATTACATTTTAACAGTTACTTTCTAGTGCTTATCTAGAATATTTGAagttttctagaagaaaacaataatttaCTATAGATACTTGAGCTTCAAGATCACATTCTGATATATTCAGTGTTTCTTATGATGCCTGTAGTTTTTGTATGTAGGAGTATTAAAACATGTAAGAAAATGAATGTGATACTGGACAAAAGAATCAGGTTTATAACTGCAAACATCTTTTTTTCAGTGTTGGGTGGGTTACGGGAGGGAAAGAGTAAAACATCTGTCAGAAGTAATTTGactataaattaaaataactcaaaaggatgataaatttaatttatattgtgCTTAATATTATCTGGTGTTTTACTGTGCCTTTCAAAACAACAACTTAGGATCTTCGGAAAACATAATTAGAGAAAAATGTAACTTGGATTAGCATGTGGctagatgattttttaaatgaaaatgaagatgcattttatatgaattattttcttttcacatggcTAATCAAGGTTAGTTGTTCATTCTGCGAAGAATCTGGAGGTAGGCCGCGTGAGAGCAGCGTCCCAGTGGGCTAAGAGCTTTGAGTCAGGGTCTGACTCAGAGGTGTGAGTTTAGATCTGAAAAAATAGTGGGTGCCCGTTAGGGGCATGTTCCTGTGGTTGGGCTGCAAGGCCTTAAGAAAATTGCTTAGTGGTTCTGGGCCTCTGAGCCTCATCTATAGAAGGAGGCTGTAATGAAGCCCACCCTTAGGGCTTCCAGGGCTGAAACAAGCTAATGATGTCAAAGCTGCTAGAACAGTACCTGTGTCAGAGTGAGTGTGTAGCATACGTTATCACTGTCATCACTCCAGCATTCTGACTGTGCCTTTACACTAGTGTGGGATTTTGCCCAAACCTCTAAACCCTCCCCAAGCTGTGGTTTCCCCCACCCAGTCCGAAGACCGTAGTACTTGACCCTCCTTCAGAGAGATGTTTGGGTAATTTATAGACACTTAACATTTATGCATCTTTATATATCAGGGGTGGGAGGAATTACAGACACTTAAACCATTACTGCCTTCTTCCTCAAAAGAAGAACACCTTTGATAACTGGGTTAGCAGAGGTGTTAGTGGACTTAGGGTTGTAAACAGATAGTCACAGCACTGACATCGATGAGTCCATGAGAGACATTAGAAAGATAAAGAAATCTGGGATGTAAACTTGGAAAGGCGAGGCTGTTCAAAATGTTGGTGCTATTGAACTGTGATTCTCAGTGTTTGTACATTGCTAATGATGTTAAACCATGAAGCTGTGAGATCTTGTGTTGCAGTGTGGTTTGGCCCTAGCGTTCTTGCATGCTAACCTAAGGTAGAAGATTAGCAGCCTGTTTGCATGCAGCCGGATGCTGCCCCTGACGTGAAGCATGTTCTGGGAGGTTGACCCAACCCCCCTTGGCTGAATTCTTCCCCCGTCCTGTCTGTGGCCTCATTCACCGTGGTACGTGTATAACTACTTCCATCATTCATTTCACTAACCTGAACGATCATTCTTCAGTTTAGCAATGTGCTGAAAGGCGCGGCACGGATTCACCTAAACCTGTGTCTTTCTGATTTCTTTAGATATTAGGTTGAAAAAGCTGGTTGATGAACGGGAATGCTTATTGGAACAGGTAACAATCTTTTATTACTTTACCGGTTCTTGAACAGGGCACCTGAAACCACCTGCCCATCCTTCCTTCTTGCTTACTCAGAAAACCCCGAAGTTAATCATGCCTGAAAGTCATTATCAAGCCAACTGGTGTTCTTAAGATTGTTATCCAAATAGAACATCAAAGTTAATATTTTCATCCAAAGAGAACATCCTGAGTCACACGAGGTTTAATGAGGATGTCTCAAAGGCCCAAAGCCATGGAACTGAATTTGGTACATTTTACTGAATTGCtacttaaatataaatatcaatcattaataatattaatgattaacCATTGAGAGGCAAGGGCATTACTGAGTCATTCCAAATAGCACTTCCCTTGTCCATATGGGTTGTTTGTCCATAAAAGTCAGGTTTGTACTCTTGGTGAGCAGCATCCCTCTCTCACCGGTATTTCTTTGTTACAGCTCAACAAAATTGTTTTAACCATGTTTATCTTCATTGCTCTCTCCTACCTCAAGAAGTagcgggccaggtgcagtggctcacacctctaatcctagcactttgggaggccgaggcaggtggatcacttgaggtcaggaggtcaagagcagcctgccaacatggtgaaaccccatctctactaaaaatacaaaaagtagccacgcgtgatggtgggcgcccgtaatcccagctactcaggaggctgaggcaagaaaatcgcttgaacacaggaagcagaggttgcagtgagccaagactgcaccgctgcacttcaggctgggtgacagagcaagattccatctcaaaaacaaagaaatactgaACAGTTGTCCTATTTTGGATCTTTTCATATGCAGGATAGTGATTACATCACTCTACAACCACTTTCCTCTAATTTCTCCTCATAAGCCTAATCAAATATATTTGCCTTACTTTCTACCATTCTGTTGAAGATTCTCCGAAAATTGGAGAAAGCACTAAAGATGGTAGGAAGATTCCCCTGAAGTTCCTATGATCTTTTGAAAATATGCGTTCATGAGTTCTATACTTACTTCCTTAAAGCAGCATGcacttttggtttgtttttaattagggGTCTCCTATGCTTGATGTGTGGAATAGGAAGGCAGGCGATCACCTGCAACAATTTTCATAGATTGAAAGTTAAACATGAAAAGCCCCCGGAGACCCCACCAACTAGATGCCAGAAAGTTCTGCAGTCATTGACTGTTAACTGCAATTCCAACTATACGGTCAGCCCTCCACATCCATGGGTTCCAtgtccatggattcaaccaacacagattgaaatatttaaaaaaaaaaactataaattccacaaagttccaaaaagcaaaacttgaatttgccCTGCACGGAGTCCTGCACTGAATCCACGCGAATGAAGTGAGTTGTAGGCGTTGTATTGGGTGTTAAAAGgaatctagaggtgatttaaagtgTACAGGAGGATTCTTGTAGGTTTCTGCAGATACTGCGCCATTTTAcatcagagacttgagcatccacagattttggtgtctgagggggtcctggaaccaatctcccacAGATACCAAAGGACGACTGGACATGATTCTGTCTTGCTTAGAGAAGGGAAAGCTAGCTAGAGGCCACCTCCCTGAAAGCTGACAAACCGCCTCTGAACA from the Macaca nemestrina isolate mMacNem1 chromosome 11, mMacNem.hap1, whole genome shotgun sequence genome contains:
- the LOC105473834 gene encoding leucine-rich repeat flightless-interacting protein 1 isoform X2 is translated as MTSPAAAQSREIDCLSPEAQRLAEARLAAKRAARAEAREIRMKELERQQKEIYQVQKKYYGLDTKWGDIEQWMEDSERYSRRSRRNTSASDEDERMSVGSRGSLRSQPDLEYGGPYAWTNGYDGELYGSQSLNRRSGRNSSYSGDSRFSTLSSSREEKLGLSGSNLGLPGGGLAPTPLSAPNGNWASVLDEGSFSGARRGSTSGSRAPSEYSGHLNSSSRASSRASSARASPVVEDRPEKDFTEKGSRNMPGLSAATLASLGGTSSRRGSGDTSISIDTEASIREIKELNELKDQIQDVEGKYMQGLKEMKDSLAEVEEKYKKAMVSNAQLDNEKTNFMYQVDTLKDMLLELEEQLAESRRQYEEKNKEFEREKHAHSILQFQFAEVKEALKQREEMLEEIRQLQQKQASSIREISDLQETIEWKDKKIGALERQKEFFDSVRSERDDLREEVVMLKEELKKHGIILNSEIATNGETSDTLNNVGYQGPTKMTKEELNALKSTGDGTLGRASEVEVKNEIVANVGKREILHNTEKEQHTEDTVKDCVDIEVFPAGENTEDQKSSEDTAPFLGTLAGATYEEQVQNQILESTSLPENPAQAESDEVMGAPDDRTRTPLEPSSCWNDLDGGNHTGNVGEAAATQVGEQAGTVASCPLGHSDDTVYHDDKCTVEVPQELETSTGHSLEKEFTNQEAAEPKEVPVQSTEVGRDHNEEEGEETVLRDEKPIKTEVPGSPAGTESNGQEATGPSTVDTQSESLDMKEPEEEKNDQQGEALDSSQKKTKNKKKKNKKKKSPVPVETLKDVKKELTYQNTDLSEIKEEEQVKSTDRKSAVEAQNEAPENPKQKIAAESSENADCPENPKIKLAGKLDQEGDDVKTAAEVVLADGDTLDFEDDTVQSLGPRAGGEELDDGVAKDNAKTDGATQSSPLEAESEDADSCALPENESPSQDISDACEAESTERCGMSEHPSQTVRKALDSSSLENDDLSAPGGEPGDFNPESREDTRGGNEKGKSKEDCTMS
- the LOC105473834 gene encoding leucine-rich repeat flightless-interacting protein 1 isoform X34, whose translation is MTSPAAAQSREIDCLSPEAQRLAEARLAAKRAARAEAREIRMKELERQQKEIYQVQKKYYGLDTKWGDIEQWMEDSERYSRRSRRNTSASDEDERMSVGSRGSLRVEDRPEKDFTEKGSRNMPGLSAATLASLGGTSSRRGSGDTSISIDTEASIREIKELNELKDQIQDVEGKYMQGLKEMKDSLAEVEEKYKKAMVSNAQLDNEKTNFMYQVDTLKDMLLELEEQLAESRRQYEEKNKEFEREKHAHSILQFQFAEVKEALKQREEMLEKHGIILNSEIATNGETSDTLNNVGYQGPTKMTKEELNALKSTGDGTLGRASEVEVKNEIVANVGKREILHNTEKEQHTEDTVKDCVDIEVFPAGENTEDQKSSEDTAPFLGTLAGATYEEQVQNQILESTSLPENPAQAESDEVMGAPDDRTRTPLEPSSCWNDLDGGNHTGNVGEAAATQVGEQAGTVASCPLGHSDDTVYHDDKCTVEVPQELETSTGHSLEKEFTNQEAAEPKEVPVQSTEVGRDHNEEEGEETVLRDEKPIKTEVPGSPAGTESNGQEATGPSTVDTQSESLDMKEPEEEKNDQQGEALDSSQKKTKNKKKKNKKKKSPVPVETLKDVKKELTYQNTDLSEIKEEEQVKSTDRKSAVEAQNEAPENPKQKIAAESSENADCPENPKIKLAGKLDQEGDDVKTAAEVVLADGDTLDFEDDTVQSLGPRAGGEELDDGVAKDNAKTDGATQSSPLEAESEDADSCALPENESPSQDISDACEAESTERCGMSEHPSQTVRKALDSSSLENDDLSAPGGEPGDFNPESREDTRGGNEKGKSKEDCTMS
- the LOC105473834 gene encoding leucine-rich repeat flightless-interacting protein 1 isoform X23 is translated as MTSPAAAQSREIDCLSPEAQRLAEARLAAKRAARAEAREIRMKELERQQKEPSEYSGHLNSSSRASSRASSARASPVVEDRPEKDFTEKGSRNMPGLSAATLASLGGTSSRRGSGDTSISIDTEASIREIKELNELKDQIQDVEGKYMQGLKEMKDSLAEVEEKYKKAMVSNAQLDNEKTNFMYQVDTLKDMLLELEEQLAESRRQYEEKNKEFEREKHAHSILQFQFAEVKEALKQREEMLEEIRQLQQKQASSIREISDLQETIEWKDKKIGALERQKEFFDSVRSERDDLREEVVMLKEELKKHGIILNSEIATNGETSDTLNNVGYQGPTKMTKEELNALKSTGDGTLGRASEVEVKNEIVANVGKREILHNTEKEQHTEDTVKDCVDIEVFPAGENTEDQKSSEDTAPFLGTLAGATYEEQVQNQILESTSLPENPAQAESDEVMGAPDDRTRTPLEPSSCWNDLDGGNHTGNVGEAAATQVGEQAGTVASCPLGHSDDTVYHDDKCTVEVPQELETSTGHSLEKEFTNQEAAEPKEVPVQSTEVGRDHNEEEGEETVLRDEKPIKTEVPGSPAGTESNGQEATGPSTVDTQSESLDMKEPEEEKNDQQGEALDSSQKKTKNKKKKNKKKKSPVPVETLKDVKKELTYQNTDLSEIKEEEQVKSTDRKSAVEAQNEAPENPKQKIAAESSENADCPENPKIKLAGKLDQEGDDVKTAAEVVLADGDTLDFEDDTVQSLGPRAGGEELDDGVAKDNAKTDGATQSSPLEAESEDADSCALPENESPSQDISDACEAESTERCGMSEHPSQTVRKALDSSSLENDDLSAPGGEPGDFNPESREDTRGGNEKGKSKEDCTMS
- the LOC105473834 gene encoding leucine-rich repeat flightless-interacting protein 1 isoform X35, with the translated sequence MTSPAAAQSREIDCLSPEAQRLAEARLAAKRAARAEAREIRMKELERQQKEIYQVQKKYYGLDTKWGDIEQWMEDSERYSRRSRRNTSASDEDERMSVGSRGSLRVEDRPEKDFTEKGSRNMPGLSAATLASLGGTSSRRGSGDTSISIDTEASIREIKDSLAEVEEKYKKAMVSNAQLDNEKTNFMYQVDTLKDMLLELEEQLAESRRQYEEKNKEFEREKHAHSILQFQFAEVKEALKQREEMLEKHGIILNSEIATNGETSDTLNNVGYQGPTKMTKEELNALKSTGDGTLGRASEVEVKNEIVANVGKREILHNTEKEQHTEDTVKDCVDIEVFPAGENTEDQKSSEDTAPFLGTLAGATYEEQVQNQILESTSLPENPAQAESDEVMGAPDDRTRTPLEPSSCWNDLDGGNHTGNVGEAAATQVGEQAGTVASCPLGHSDDTVYHDDKCTVEVPQELETSTGHSLEKEFTNQEAAEPKEVPVQSTEVGRDHNEEEGEETVLRDEKPIKTEVPGSPAGTESNGQEATGPSTVDTQSESLDMKEPEEEKNDQQGEALDSSQKKTKNKKKKNKKKKSPVPVETLKDVKKELTYQNTDLSEIKEEEQVKSTDRKSAVEAQNEAPENPKQKIAAESSENADCPENPKIKLAGKLDQEGDDVKTAAEVVLADGDTLDFEDDTVQSLGPRAGGEELDDGVAKDNAKTDGATQSSPLEAESEDADSCALPENESPSQDISDACEAESTERCGMSEHPSQTVRKALDSSSLENDDLSAPGGEPGDFNPESREDTRGGNEKGKSKEDCTMS
- the LOC105473834 gene encoding leucine-rich repeat flightless-interacting protein 1 isoform X16; the encoded protein is MDMGTQGSGRKRLPNRERLTAEDDALNQIAREAEARLAAKRAARAEAREIRMKELERQQKEIYQVQKKYYGLDTKWGDIEQWMEDSERYSRRSRRNTSASDEDERMSVGSRGSLRPSEYSGHLNSSSRASSRASSARASPVVEDRPEKDFTEKGSRNMPGLSAATLASLGGTSSRRGSGDTSISIDTEASIREIKELNELKDQIQDVEGKYMQGLKEMKDSLAEVEEKYKKAMVSNAQLDNEKTNFMYQVDTLKDMLLELEEQLAESRRQYEEKNKEFEREKHAHSILQFQFAEVKEALKQREEMLEEIRQLQQKQASSIREISDLQETIEWKDKKIGALERQKEFFDSVRSERDDLREEVVMLKEELKKHGIILNSEIATNGETSDTLNNVGYQGPTKMTKEELNALKSTGDGTLGRASEVEVKNEIVANVGKREILHNTEKEQHTEDTVKDCVDIEVFPAGENTEDQKSSEDTAPFLGTLAGATYEEQVQNQILESTSLPENPAQAESDEVMGAPDDRTRTPLEPSSCWNDLDGGNHTGNVGEAAATQVGEQAGTVASCPLGHSDDTVYHDDKCTVEVPQELETSTGHSLEKEFTNQEAAEPKEVPVQSTEVGRDHNEEEGEETVLRDEKPIKTEVPGSPAGTESNGQEATGPSTVDTQSESLDMKEPEEEKNDQQGEALDSSQKKTKNKKKKNKKKKSPVPVETLKDVKKELTYQNTDLSEIKEEEQVKSTDRKSAVEAQNEAPENPKQKIAAESSENADCPENPKIKLAGKLDQEGDDVKTAAEVVLADGDTLDFEDDTVQSLGPRAGGEELDDGVAKDNAKTDGATQSSPLEAESEDADSCALPENESPSQDISDACEAESTERCGMSEHPSQTVRKALDSSSLENDDLSAPGGEPGDFNPESREDTRGGNEKGKSKEDCTMS